In Cyprinus carpio isolate SPL01 chromosome A1, ASM1834038v1, whole genome shotgun sequence, the following proteins share a genomic window:
- the spred2a gene encoding sprouty-related, EVH1 domain-containing protein 2 → MTEESHPDDDSYIVRVKAVVMTRDESSGGWLAQEGGGLSRVGVCKVVPADLELLGRNGFLIFGERLKDKQVILQCFLKKDLVYTKATPTFHHWRVDNRKCGLSFQSPADARAFDRGVRKAIEDLTEGSTTSSSTLQNEAELGDDDVFTNATDSSSNSSQKRETSMQTLHAPISFSEPHHCILGHLYDQHRHSDRFYLEQTVPMFPCSRHVRFHEEEEEIVRINPRERSWLTGYEDYRHATTATRAKPLRPDATDAYVHLAKSEPPKHDYTYSYPLSGDGHTPRDGKTGIGGGVVTGQPRALTAKWLPRRVEDSRERLRCVYCQNMFSPAENRRGRCQEAPDPVQTCIRRVSFMWCADSLLYHCMSDPEGDYSDPCSCDASEERFCLRWLALLGLSLLAPCMCCYAPLRACYQCGVACHCCGGKHKASG, encoded by the exons ATGACTGAGGAATCGCACCCAGACGA TGACAGTTACATAGTGCGAGTGAAAGCTGTGGTGATGACGAGGGATGAGTCTAGCGGGGGTTGGCTGGCTCAGGAGGGCGGTGGTCTCAGTCGAGTGGGTGTCTGTAAGGTGGTCCCAGCTGACCTGGAGCTCCTGGGACGGAACGGCTTTCTCATCTTTGGAGAGCGACTCAAAGACAAGCAG GTGATCCTGCAGTGCTTTCTGAAGAAGGATCTGGTCTACACTAAAGCCACGCCCACTTTCCATCACTGGCGAGTGGACAACAGGAAGTGTGGCCTGTCTTTCCAGAGCCCCGCTGACGCCCGAGCGTTCGATCGCGGCGTGAGGAAGGCCATCGAGGACCTCACAGAGG GCTCCACTACTTCTTCCTCCACACTACAGAATGAAGCCGAACTGGGTGATGATGATGTTTTCACG aATGCCACAGACAGCTCGTCTAACTCTTCTCAGAAGAGAGAGACGTCCATGCAGACGCTCCACGCACCAATCAGCTTCTCCGAGCCCCACCACTGCATTCTGGGACATCTCTACGACCAACACAGACACTCTGACCGCTTCTACCTGGAACAG ACGGTGCCCATGTTCCCGTGTTCCCGTCACGTAAGGTTTcacgaggaagaggaggagatcGTACGGATTAACCCACGCGAACGCTCTTGGTTAACGGGCTACGAGGACTATCGCCACGCCACCACAGCGACACGGGCCAAACCTCTGCGGCCGGACGCCACGGACGCTTACGTTCACCTCGCCAAGAGCGAACCTCCCAAACACGACTACACTTACTCGTACCCACTCAGTGGGGATGGACACACTCCCCGCGACGGCAAAACGGGCATCGGCGGCGGCGTGGTCACCGGTCAGCCACGGGCGCTCACCGCCAAATGGCTGCCGCGACGCGTGGAGGACAGCAGAGAGCGCTTACGGTGCGTGTACTGTCAAAACATGTTCAGTCCGGCCGAAAACAGACGCGGGCGCTGCCAGGAAGCTCCGGACCCCGTGCAGACATGCATTCGCCGGGTGAGCTTCATGTGGTGCGCGGACAGCCTGCTCTACCATTGCATGTCGGACCCCGAGGGCGACTATTCGGACCCCTGCTCATGCGACGCCAGCGAAGAGCGCTTCTGCCTGCGCTGGCTAGCTCTCCTGGGACTGTCGCTGCTAGCGCCCTGCATGTGCTGCTACGCGCCGCTGCGAGCGTGTTACCAATGCGGCGTCGCGTGCCACTGCTGCGGCGGCAAGCACAAGGCCTCGGGGTAA
- the actr2a gene encoding actin-related protein 2-A has product MDSQGRKVVVCDNGTGFVKCGYAGSNFPEHIFPALVGRPIIRSTAKVGNIEIKDLMVGDEASELRSMLEVNYPMENGIVRNWDDMKHLWDYTFGPEKLNIDSQNCKILLTEPPMNPTKNREKIIEVMFETYQFSGVYIAIQAVLTLYAQGLLTGVVVDSGDGVTHICPVYEGFSLPHLTRRLDIAGRDITRYLIKLLLLRGYAFNHSADFETVRMMKEKLCYVGYNIEQEQKLALETTVLVESYTLPDGRVIKVGGERFEAPEALFQPHLINVEGVGVAELLFNTIQAADIDTRAEFYKHIVLSGGSTMYPGLPSRLERELKQLYLERVLKGDVDKLSKFKIRIEDPPRRKHMVFLGGAVLADIMKDKDNFWMTREEYQEKGTRVLEKLGVTVR; this is encoded by the exons ATGGACAGTCAAGGCAGGAAAGTGGTGGTGTGTGACAACGGGACTGGG TTTGTGAAGTGTGGATATGCCGGCTCTAATTTCCCGGAGCACATTTTTCCGGCTCTGGTGGGGAGACCGATCATCCGCTCCACAGCCAAAGTGGGAAACATCGAGATCAAG GACCTAATGGTGGGTGACGAGGCGAGCGAGCTGCGTTCCATGCTGGAGGTGAACTACCCGATGGAGAACGGGATCGTGAGGAACTGGGACGATATGAAGCACCTGTGGGACTACACTTTCGGCCCCGAGAAGCTCAACATCGACTCACAGAACTGCAAGATCCTGCTCACGGAGCCGCCCATGAACCCCACCAAGAACCGGGAGAAGATCATCGAG GTGATGTTTGAGACCTATCAGTTCTCAGGCGTTTATATCGCCATCCAGGCCGTGCTCACTCTTTACGCTCAAG GTCTGCTGACGGGTGTGGTGGTGGACTCCGGTGACGGTGTCACTCATATCTGTCCAGTGTACGAAGGCTTTTCTCTTCCTCATCTCACGCGTCGTCTGGACATCGCTGGACGAGACATCACACGCTACCTCATCAAG CTGTTGTTGTTGAGGGGTTACGCCTTCAACCACTCAGCGGACTTCGAGACGGTGAGgatgatgaaggagaagctgTGTTACGTGGGCTATAACATCGAGCAGGAGCAGAAGCTTGCGCTGGAGACCACCGTGCTGGTGGAGTCCTACACG CTTCCGGACGGCAGAGTGATTAAAGTGGGCGGCGAGCGGTTCGAGGCTCCGGAGGCTCTGTTCCAGCCTCACCTCATTAACGTGGAGGGAGTGGGTGTGGCTGAACTGCTCTTCAACACCATCCAGGCTGCCGACATCGATACCAG GGCTGAGTTTTACAAACACATTGTTTTGTCGGGCGGTTCTACGATGTATCCTGGTCTGCCGTCTCGTCTGGAGCGGGAACTCAAGCAGCTCTACCTCGAGAGAGTCCTGAAGGGAGACGTCGACAAGCTCTCG AAGTTTAAGATCCGCATCGAGGATCCTCCACGTCGTAAACACATGGTGTTTTTGGGCGGAGCGGTGCTAGCCGACATCATGAAGGACAAAGACAACTTCTGGATGACCAGAGAGGAGTACCAGGAGAAGGGCACACGTGTTCTGGAGAAGCTGGGGGTCACCGTTAgatag
- the LOC109107255 gene encoding cysteine protease ATG4D-like, translating to MLSAALCISDWRWAECHPLTDVDFEVLKPRSPSRPAGMSLPSFSSSWTSPISQRDPSSGSSEGHRWTPGGCNAASNEPQVEALHRKVVSWFGDHPSAPFGVHQLVELGKESGKRAGDWYGPSVVAHMLRKAVARSTEFHNLAVYVAQDCTVYKGDIMRLCELSESAGTGWKSVIILVPVRLGGESLNPSYIECVKNILKLKCCIGIIGGKPKHSLFFIGFQDEQLLYLDPHYCQPVVDVTQGNFSLESFHCNSPRKMSFSRMDPSCTIGFYAQTKKDFECLCSAVSEALSSPKEKYPIFTFVEGRGQNYGMEGQSGGSMDGPANIFSCNRMSRNSKRGSTDEFVLL from the exons ATGCTGTCTGCTGCTCTCTGTATCTCAGACTGGAGGTGGGCGGAGTGTCATCCACTGACAGATGTTGATTTTGAGGTGCTGAAGCCTCGCTCACCCTCCCGTCCGGCTGGCATGTCCCTTCCGTCTTTCAGTTCTTCCTGGACCAGCCCCATTTCCCAGAGAGACCCGAGCTCTGGCAGCAGTGAGGGTCACAGATGGACCCCGGGGGGATGTAATGCAGCCAGCAATGAGCCTCAGGTGGAGGCTTTGCACCGAAAGGTGGTGTCCTGGTTTGGGGACCATCCCTCAGCTCCTTTTGGGGTCCACCAGTTGGTGGAGCTGGGAAAGGAGTCTGGGAAGAGGGCAGGGGACTGGTACGGCCCGTCCGTAGTGGCACATATGCTAAG AAAAGCAGTGGCTAGATCCACTGAGTTTCACAACCTTGCTGTATACGTGGCACAGGACTGCACGG TGTATAAAGGAGATATCATGAGGTTGTGTGAGCTGTCCGAGTCTGCTGGCACAGGCTGGAAATCTGTCATCATTCTAGTGCCAGTACGGCTCGGAGGAGAATCATTAAACCCCTCCTACATTGAGTGCGTTAAG AACATTCTCAAGTTAAAATGCTGTATAGGAATTATTGGAGGAAAACCCAAGCATTCCctgttttttattggttttcaaG ACGAGCAGCTATTGTATCTCGACCCACACTACTGTCAGCCAGTGGTGGACGTCACCCAAGGCAACTTCTCTCTGGAG TCTTTTCACTGTAACTCACCCAGGAAGATGAGCTTTAGTCGTATGGATCCCAGCTGCACCATCGGGTTCTACGCGCAGACTAAGAAAGACtttgagtgtttgtgttcagCGGTCAGTGAA gCTTTGTCATCCCCTAAAGAGAAGTATCCCATCTTTACATTTGTAGAGGGCAGGGGACAGAACTATGGAATGGAGGGGCAGAGCGGGGGGTCCATGGATGGTCCTGCAAACATTTTCTCATGCAACAGAATGAGCAGGAACAGTAAGAGAGGAAGCACAGATGAGTTTGTGCTCCTGTGA